One Glycine max cultivar Williams 82 chromosome 8, Glycine_max_v4.0, whole genome shotgun sequence genomic window, TTTAGACTATTTATTTCCATAACATAacttttttaagattaaattcatgattgtaaatatttatgcACAGTTGAACTCTAACTCTTTCATTACTTTATGATCAATAaatagtacatttttttttttactttgaaaagaagaaactgtaattaaattatctggaaaatatttccaaatattatttgaaatgaggaaatttaattaaataatttaaaatgtaactaGAACTGGTTAGGGACTTGAGAGGTCAACAAAAGTTGCATTCAGTGTTCAATATTTTCTGGAGTGAAAAAAAGTATTCAATATTTTCTATTAGTTATATGTCCTCATCAAACAAAGTTCTCAGATGTGATTAAAAATTGACCATGTTTATAAAACATATGTAGTCAAATAAATCGAATGAGAGGAATTGGATATTCAATATCCCGACTAATCTGCCTCAAAGAATGGCGTTAAAGCCTCCCGCTAAATCCTCGGTCTAAATTACGTGTTTAATGTTTATATTGTTTTCAAAGTAcaaccattttttcttttcatgtcaAATTCAGATGGAAAAATGACgtttttcttacaaaaaaaataataattacgtgtgaaataataaatgtacttatgttttaaattacattttgtcaatatatttaatattttgatgtaataaataaaattaattaaaatagatattgtcatttatacaaattttaaattaataatttttacaaccataaaaaattgattagtACATGCAACTTCTGCTCAATCATCTTTCTCGTtctaatgtaattatatttaatatgctatttaaagattttaaaattgttataaaaatatattttaaaattaggtgtttttaatattatatatatataaaagaacttCACTCATCAActttaaaatagtaattaatatgattttaactATTAAATCAAAACTTGAACTTTAGAATAATCGTGTATCTAATTTTGTCTTtcctttactattttttaagtgtCATATTAAAACCTAAAACTTGAAATTTTCAATAgttattgatttgattttattttcactctaACATTTTGAGCCTTAAGATTCAAACATTATGGATTAAGAACTCGATCTCCACCGTGCCGCTTAATCAAATTCCTTCTTCGTGTTTCATCTCTGTTGTGGCTGCCAAAACTTGATCAACCAACACGACAAGGCACGAAGTCGTAGTTGAGGTCTAGAGGGAGTTTGGTTTTCTGGCCGACAACATCGGGTGGCAGCGGAGGAGTGCAGCAGAGAAGAGACGGGCTCTGGTGACCACCATGGCATGGCCAGTGGGTGATTCGAACATGAAAAAAATGCATCTGAGGAAGCTAAAGGCAAATGAGATATTGTTtgtgaaataataaatataatatattattgaatAAGATTTATGATtgaagataatataaaattatctttaatatagacattaaacttatttaatgtaatacatataatataatatttaaaaatgactaatatttatttttatttaatattgaaattttaatttttaaataaatattttaaaataaaattttgaattttattgaaattgaattactttatccaaattaggaaattaaaatacaaaaaaattgaattgcttcatccaaacaaaacatttataaaatgaaaggaatttaaatcaagacaattaaaaagttgtgtatttaaatttcttaaaaattttcaaatcctTCATCCAAACACAAAGTTATAATTTTCTCATAAAAATTGATTCAAATCGTATATTTAGTCGATACAATCTTAATcagtttttttaacacaatacAAATATTGTGATAATTGACTAACAATGAACAATACATCTTCTAATATAAAACAACAATGGTGTTTGAGGTAacttgttttgtgtgttcatatTCATTATTTTCCTAATAAGATGGAGGGATTTCTTGCTATTGTATATTATGAAGGTGATATGATACCAACTTCTGaatgaattttgtttgaaataggAGGTAAGGGACTCGTGAAAATGTTAAAAACCAGGCACAATGGAACTCAAAAATGGAAGGAGATTAAAGGAGGAATGAGAGGATACGGTAGTAGGGAAAGAGGGGGGTGCAGCGTGTATGCGTGCGTAAGAAAGGGAAGAGGGAGGAGTGTAGGGAAACTAAAGGGAGGGTAGGATAGTGTTTTcacattattttcaaaaagtagGGGATGGGAGTGAGAATAGAAACTACCTTAAGAAACCAATTGGCGGCCCAATGGAATGAAGGCTCAAATTCAGACAATGTGGGCCAGACAAAGTATAGAAGCCCAACGAGTCAGTGGAAGTGGAAGTGATGGtgttaaaaactgaaattcagCAACGATATGGCTTTCGTGTGTTCTTTCTTTCTGCTCAGATCCCACAGatctgcatcttcttcttcttcctttccaaATTGTGTGTGTGATTTAGAATTGGCAAGATCAGATCTGCTCTGAGAGAATTGCAGATCAGAAATGGAGAAGTCATGCACTCTGGTGGTCCACTTCGACAAGGGAACGCCGGCGCTGGCGAACGAGATCAAGGAGGCCCTAGAAGGAAACGACGTCGCTGCGAAGATCGACGCGCTTAAGAAGGCCATCATGATCCTCCTGAACGGCGAGACCATTCCGCAGCTCTTCATCACCATCATCCGCTACGTTCTCCCCTCCGAGGACCACACCATCCAGAAGCTCCTCCTCCTCTACCTCGAGATCATCGACAAGACTGATTCTCGCGGCAAGGTCCTCCCTGAGATGATCCTCATCTGCCAGAATCTCCGCAACAACCTCCAGCATCCCAACGAGTACATCCGCGGCGTCACCCTCCGATTCCTCTGCCGACTCAACGAGTCCGAGATCATCGAGCCTCTCATTCCCTCCATTCTCTCCAACCTCGAACACCGCCACCCCTTTGTTCGCCGCAACGCCGTCCTCGCCGTCATGTCCGTCTACAAGCTCCCCCAGGGGGAGCAGCTCCTCGACAGCGGGCCGGAGATTGTCGACAAGTTCTTGTCTACGGAGCAGGATCCTTCTAGTAAGCGCAATGCCTTTCTCATGCTCTTTTCTTGCTCTCAGGATCGCGCTATCAGTTATCTGTTTGCGAATATCGATAGGATTATTGACTGGGGTGAACAGCTTCAGATGGTGGTGTTGGAGCTTATTAGGAAGGTTTGTAGGAACAATAAGGGGGAGAAGGGGAAGTACATTAAGATCATTATATCCCTTTTGAATGCTCCTTCCACTGCTGTTATTTATGAATGTGCTAGCACCCTTGTGTCACTCTCTTCTGCACCCACTGCCATTAGGGCTGCTGCTAGCACTTACTGTCAGCTTTTGCTTTCTCAGAGTGATAACAATGTTAAGCTTATTGTGCTTGATCGTTTGAATGAGCTCAAGACTTCCAATAGGGAAATCATGGTGGAGATGGTCATGGATGTCCTTCGGGCACTTTCCACTCCCAATCATGATATTAGGAGGAAGACTCTCGATATTGCTCTCGAGCTCATAACTCCCAGGAACATTGATGAGGTTGTTATGATGCTCAAGAAAGAGGTTGTTAAAACTCAGAGTGGGGAGCATGAGAAGAATGGGGAGTACAGGCAGATGCTGGTGCAGGCTATTCATACTTGTGCCATTAAGTTCCCGGAGGTGGCGAGCACTGTCGTGCATCTGTTGATGGACTTCTTGGGGGATACCAATGTGGCTTCTGCCATGGATGTGGTTGTTTTCGTGCGCGAGATCATCGAGACCAACCCCAAGTTGCGGATTTCTATCATCACCAGGCTTTTGGATACTTTCTACCAAATCCGTGCTGCGAGGGTGTGTTCGTGCGCACTCTGGATCATTGGTGAGTATTGCCTGTCACTTTCAGAGGTTGAGAGTGGAATTGCAACCATTAAGCAGTGTCTTGGTGACCTTCCGTTTTATACTATTACTGAGGAAGGAGACGGTCAGGAGGCATCAAAACCCATACAGCAGGTGAACTCAACCACCGTGTCTTCTAGGAGGCCTGCTATTCTTGCAGATGGGACCTATGCCACCCAGAGTGCTGCTCTGGAAACTGCCATGTCACCACCCACCCTTGTACAGGGTTCTCTGTCCTCTATTGGCAACTTGAGATCACTCATTCTTTCGGGTGATTTCTTTCTTGGGGCGGTAGTTGCATGTACACTGACAAAACTTGTCTTAAGGTTGGAAGAGGTTCAGACTTCAAAAGCCGAAGTTAACAAGGCAACTACACAGGCCTTGTTGATCATTGTCTCCATGCTGCAGCTGGGTCAATCTTCAATTCTTCCACATCCAATTGATAATGATTCTTTTGACAGGATTGTCCTCTGCATTAGATTGTTGTGCAATACCGGTGatgagataagaaaaatatggcTGCAATCTTGCAGACAGAGCTTTGTGAAAATGCTTGCAGATAAGCAGTGTCGTGAGACTGAGGAGATTAAAGCCAAGGCTCAAATCTCTAATGCACAGCCTGATGATCTTATTGATTTTTACCATCTGAAGAGCAGGAAGGTATGATAACTGAATTTATGTACACTTTTTGTGAGCGTATAACTGAATTGCTGTTTGATTATATTTCTCGAGTTCTTCATTTTGCATGATGTGAACTTTGTTGTATTTACATGCATTGCTTGAATTCCTGATGTTAAATTGGCTCATGTGTGTAATTCCTGCCGGTGacttataaattttgtaacGGTCAATATCTGTTTAAGTACACTATCTCTTATGGTGTTTCTTCTAATATTCAATATGTGTATTCTTTTCTTCTGAACTCTTCAGGGTATGAGCCAACTTGAGCTGGAAGATGAGGTTCAAGACGATCTCAAACGTGCTACTGGGGAGTTTACCAAGGATGCAGATGATGCAAATAAGCTCAATCGCATTCTTCAGCTCACTGGATTCAGTGATCCTGTTTATGCTGAAGCATATGTCACAGTGCATCACTATGACATTGTCCTTGATGTTACTGTCATCAACCGAACCAAGGAAACTCTTCAGAATTTATGTTTGGAGTTAGCAACCATGGGTGATCTCAAACTTGTTGAGCGTCCACAAAACTATACGCTTGCTCCAGAATCAAGCAAACAAATTAAAGCCAACATTAAGGTTTCATCAACTGAAACAGGAGTTATATTTGGTAACATAGTCTATGAGACATCTTCTAATGTTCTTGAGAGAACAGTTATTGTTCTAAATGATATCCATATTGACATCATGGACTACATTTCTCCTGCATCTTGTGCTGATGTGGCATTCAGAACTATGTGGGCTGAGTTTGAGTGGGAAAACAAGGTATATCTCTTTCCTCCTTCTCTCATTGGCTATGTTTTTAACCAAAGGGTAAAAAAATATGGTGCTACCTTTTCTTGCCCAAAGCAACCCcactttcattaaaaaaagattacaGGACAAATTTTTATTAGGTACTTTAGCATTTTAGAGTTATGTTGTGCTTTTTTAATGAGCCCTTGGTGTTTTTATTAAGTATGAGCTCATAAAagttatgattttgaaatttgttttttaatagcATTTTGTCTCCAATATATGCATTGATATCTTGATGGTTGACATAATGCTATTTTTGGCTTtgaaattcatatatttatatagtaACATGTTTCATGGTTATTGTTAGTGTTGTTGTAGTTAGGTTGATGCTTTTTTATTGACTTTTGAATTATGGCTTACTACCTTGGTAACAATAAGATGTACTTAATAGGGAAATATGCCGCAATTGATTAGATTAGGCTCCTAGGTGTTGGTGAAGAATTGGTTACTTTGTAAGAATTTCTAGATTTGATCCCCCATCCCGTCGCTGTCCTGAAATGTAACATGCAGAGTAGTTATATTGTTTTCTCTGGTGGATGACCTTTCCATTATTTCCATATGAATTAGCCTGAGAAGTGGGAAGTGATAACAAATGAGGTACTTTATATGCTGTTGCTTCTACTGTAATACAATTCTCTTTGGTGCGAATGGGGAAGTAGATCTGGTGgggttttcatttcattttagtcAGGCATCATACATTGAATCTTCTATAGTTTCTTAAGCTTGTATGGCAGCTATAACTTGTGATTCTGCTCTTTGGGTTATCTCCTATGTTGAATATCCCATATATCTGGTATCTATAATAACTTCAAGCTGTAGTGAAACATATCTACTTAATAACACCATAAAACTATTTTCTCAAAGACAGACTTGCTGAAGTGTAAGGATATCGGAAGTCaaagtttgaaaaaataacattgtatctaaaaaaacaaatttattagaaagtcttaaaaacaaaatattaaaagaaacacAATAAAGCAGGCTAACAAACTGTAAGTAACTGTCAAACAAAAGGAGATGGAGAAGGAAAGGAAGTTTCAGAAGCTGCAGCCTAAAAATTTTAAGTAGGAAGTAAAAAATAGGTGAGTTTTTCATATGGTTGAAAATATCCAATTTGGATGTCTTGACCTGACTGGGGGACGGTCATTTTGTGGCCTACTTGGGATAACAGTTGTGCAATTTACCCCGCAATGACTAAATCACACAGATTTGAGCAATGCTCACTGTAATTTTGGGAGTTTTGTGCACTGGCTGGTATCATCTGTGTGAATGCAGGATGGCTCTGTGTTGTCTCCTGCTAAAATGCATCAGAGAAAAACACCAATAATCATGAATTATTGCTGCACCCATATCATTATGTTTCTAGATATATACTTATAATGTTGATATGATGCCAAAATTGGCACATCCGTGCATTGGAAGGTATCACAGAAGCACAACTGTGATAGGGATACATGAGTCAGGCATTATATTTCTGCATTAACTGGATGATATCTCtcatttgtttattaaaatgatttatatgtTTTAGGTTGCTGTAAATACAGTATTACAAGATGAGAGGGACTTCCTGAACCACATTGTCAAGTCTACAAATATGAAGTGCCTGACTCCACCGTAAGTTATCTGATTCTGCTCAGGTCCTGTTGTAGACACTAATTTTACACAAAGGATTCTCTGTAGCCCACCCTAACATGCAAATTTCTGGCAGTTATTGCGTATGTTTTCCAGAGCATCTACTACGTGGATTTAAAGACCTATTTGCGTTTGCTTTTtcttagaaaaatgttttttaaatttgataaataaattttcttataaaaaaaaagcgtTTGTGGCATTTGATAGTTTGATTGCATAAACAGTCAAGCTCAACaggaaaagttttttcaaatgcTGATCTTGTCCATCTTCATTTTGTTGCACCACTAATCTGCTTCTTCATTTCTGAGTCTTAACTTTGcttgttattgttttttgtcACAGGAAAATCATTCTAATAAATTGTAGAAATAAGTACCCGATACAATATTATTTCAACATTTCATGTTACGTACTAATCATTAATGTGTGGACATAAAACATTGTTATGTCATGATTTTATGGGGACCCATTCCATATAATCATTTGGTTTGCGTTGTTGTTTGTTTAGATCGGCATTGGAAGGGGATTGTGGATTCCTTGCTGCAAACCTTTATGCTAAGAGTGTTTTTGGGGAAGATGCTTTGGTGAATGTGAGCATTGAAAAGCAAGCAGATGGTAAGTTGAGTGGATACATCAGAATAAGAAGTAAAACTCAGGGAATTGCCCTCAGTCTTGGGGATAAGATAACTTTGAAACAGAAGGGAGCCGCTTAATAGGAGCAAATGCCCTGTTTTCTCTTATGTTTCCTTCGTTTGTATGTCTTATCAACTTCGTGTAGCTTCCGGTGGCGGCTAACTTCAAGGTTGGTTATTGCTTCAAATTCTGAGGCTTTTGGTGGCAGCCCGCttgttagtattattttttttttccttttgaattttcaattttgtctGTATTCTTTCCTTGGATATTGCTTAAGAAAAATCCTTATTAcccatcttttatttttctacacATGGGGACGGACACCGTATATTGATATGAGAATCAATCTAGTGACTATTGTTCTGGTTGGCCTTGCATACATATGTTCGGATAATAATCATTAATGATAAATGATACCTCCAGTTTCGATTATAAGTAATaaaagtcttatttttttttgtctcaaatataaacaaatctcatttatctatgttttatttaatgagaCTTTCCAAAATGACACAATTTAATAAAGTTAActaatctttttaatatatgtaaaatatgttttcattttttattttttttataattgagagCAGAGGGAGTAGTTGTCACCTGAATGATTTGAGCATTGAGCGCCTTGGTGATCATTAATAACTTATAATTTTAGATTCGAGGTTTTCCTTCTTTACCGGTggttccttttttgttttaaaaaatattatgttcatATATCATTAGTTATTGTAACATTGCTCCCCCTTCCTTGATCACACTTTAAAAACTTCGAAAGACCCCACGGTACAGAAATGTACCATAGTACGAGTGAGTgctaaagtttaaattttgccAATTTTAAGTTCAAAAGGCTATTTTTAGAAGTTCATAAGCACTTGCTCAGTTCGAGGGATATGCCTGTTTCAGGCAGTCCTGTAGTAGTGAAGTTTCGTCTCTGGAGTATTTTGCAGCACAAATCTGCAACTGCGCAATCCTTCATAAAATGCGATTATAGTGTgctttgtttcgttgttgtgGAAGATGTTGGGAGGGAATGAAGATGGGAAAATGGGATATAGCTTAATATTGCAGTTGTTTGGATACGACCTATCAGGAGGGAT contains:
- the LOC100814417 gene encoding coatomer subunit beta-1 — protein: MEKSCTLVVHFDKGTPALANEIKEALEGNDVAAKIDALKKAIMILLNGETIPQLFITIIRYVLPSEDHTIQKLLLLYLEIIDKTDSRGKVLPEMILICQNLRNNLQHPNEYIRGVTLRFLCRLNESEIIEPLIPSILSNLEHRHPFVRRNAVLAVMSVYKLPQGEQLLDSGPEIVDKFLSTEQDPSSKRNAFLMLFSCSQDRAISYLFANIDRIIDWGEQLQMVVLELIRKVCRNNKGEKGKYIKIIISLLNAPSTAVIYECASTLVSLSSAPTAIRAAASTYCQLLLSQSDNNVKLIVLDRLNELKTSNREIMVEMVMDVLRALSTPNHDIRRKTLDIALELITPRNIDEVVMMLKKEVVKTQSGEHEKNGEYRQMLVQAIHTCAIKFPEVASTVVHLLMDFLGDTNVASAMDVVVFVREIIETNPKLRISIITRLLDTFYQIRAARVCSCALWIIGEYCLSLSEVESGIATIKQCLGDLPFYTITEEGDGQEASKPIQQVNSTTVSSRRPAILADGTYATQSAALETAMSPPTLVQGSLSSIGNLRSLILSGDFFLGAVVACTLTKLVLRLEEVQTSKAEVNKATTQALLIIVSMLQLGQSSILPHPIDNDSFDRIVLCIRLLCNTGDEIRKIWLQSCRQSFVKMLADKQCRETEEIKAKAQISNAQPDDLIDFYHLKSRKGMSQLELEDEVQDDLKRATGEFTKDADDANKLNRILQLTGFSDPVYAEAYVTVHHYDIVLDVTVINRTKETLQNLCLELATMGDLKLVERPQNYTLAPESSKQIKANIKVSSTETGVIFGNIVYETSSNVLERTVIVLNDIHIDIMDYISPASCADVAFRTMWAEFEWENKVAVNTVLQDERDFLNHIVKSTNMKCLTPPSALEGDCGFLAANLYAKSVFGEDALVNVSIEKQADGKLSGYIRIRSKTQGIALSLGDKITLKQKGAA